A single genomic interval of Bradyrhizobium sp. sBnM-33 harbors:
- a CDS encoding DUF2274 domain-containing protein → MAKLKLGAIADDKPVKLTVELPADVHRDLAAYTDMLARETGQSISDPAKLVAPMLARFMATDRAFAKTRRKGQPAQGRG, encoded by the coding sequence ATGGCAAAGCTGAAGCTCGGCGCCATTGCCGATGACAAGCCGGTAAAGCTCACCGTGGAACTGCCGGCCGATGTCCATCGCGACCTCGCGGCCTACACCGACATGCTTGCCCGCGAAACGGGGCAGTCGATCTCGGATCCGGCAAAGCTGGTCGCACCAATGCTGGCGCGATTCATGGCAACCGACCGAGCCTTTGCAAAGACCCGCCGCAAGGGTCAGCCTGCGCAAGGCAGGGGATAG